The DNA segment CGTCCTTAACTTTGTCTACACCTGAATATTTATAAAACAGAAACTTCTGAAATGAGCTTATCGATTCCACAGAAGCCGGATTAAGTCCACTGATATGTATTGCAGCTGCCATAGGCATCATACTGCCAAGAGCATCAAGGCTTACTGTTAGGTATAATATTGTTGGATCTCTGCTGTCTGCCTGTCTCGTTACAGTCATAACCATATCATTAAAGTCATAATCTCCAGGTTGAGGGAAAGCATCTTCAAATACATAGCGCCAACTGAAATAAGATATATCATTAAACTCCTTATATTTATATGTATCAGATGTCGTAAAGTTTGCAGAGACTTTTCCATTAATTACTTTCTCTGCTTTCACTTCCCTATATCCACCCGAATCTATTCTTGCTACATAAAAAGTGCTATCCACTGTAGGGTGGATCAATGATGTAGAAAATGTTTTTCCATCCTTTGCAATGCCTTCAGCCATTACCGTAACAGAAGTATTGATTTCAGGATTCTGTTCATACACTCTTATCGTATAAGTAGCACCCGGTGTTTGATTAATATTAACGTTCAAATCAGACGTTTCTATTGTCTGCCAGTCATGATTAACATCCACATTTGTTACAGGGAAAGCCTCTTTAACTATATTATTATAAGCGTCCTCGTCAAAATATTCTCTAGTACAAGATGTAATACAGAATAATGTTAGAAAAGCAATACAGATATACAATCTAAATTTATGCCACATGCTGATATTAATTATAATATTGCAGCAAATATATAAATTTAATTCCATAAATGCAAGATAGAGCTGTCGTTTGTCAGAAATTAGCGTGTATTTTGGAATAAATTAGAACTGTTAATCGTAATTAACTTAAATTAAACACAAATAGTATATTTTCTTTCATATATTTGCAAAAAGGATTGATTAACTATAAATAAATTGTGAATACCTTACTAATAAGGTGACAACCATTAATTATATAAAATAATTGTAAATGAAGAAGAGAAATTTATATATATTACCTTTTCTATTTCTAGGATTACTAGTTACTAGCTGCTCAATGGGAGATGTTTATGATGCTAATGCCAACAAAAAAGCATCTGAAGCCAACTTTGTTTCAAAATTCGGTGACATCGCACCTGATCAAAATTGGATTAATATCAACAAATACACTGCAAACATAACCGTTAAGCTTGGAATCGATGCAAATTATACTGTTGGTATCTTTGATAAGAATCCTTTGTATAGCAAAAACTACAGTACAATAGTAACTGGAAATGTTGCGGAAGGGAGTACCTTCTCTACAGCTTTTGAGGGATCTAATTCTAAGATGTATTATATTGGTGTATATGATTCAAAAGGTAGAGAAATAGTAAAATCAGATACTATAAAAGATGGAATTCTAAATAGTGTAATAGGTGAGACCCTTTCATCTAAAAGTAAAGCTGCTACACGATCTAACTTCAGTGGTGTTTCAACAGATCCTACAGCCTATCAGATAAGTGAATCAAAATTTATACCATCGTCCATTTATAATAATAATTATTATGACGTGACGAATATTCCTTCTTATAATTTGCTCAGTATGGATAAAATCAATTATAATACTTATCCTTTTAGTTATTATTATGGTGACGGCAAACATTATGTAATTCCGGCCGGGGCAACAGTTAAAGCCAATCTAGACTATAGCCAGTCGAAAGATGGCAACTGCGTAATACTTGTAAATGGTACATGGGAAGTGCCATATTCTATTAACTTCTCAAATAATCAAATTATACTAGTAGCTGAAGGCGGAAAAATAATATTCGATGGAGATGCTCATTTCAATAGCGGTGCTCACTTCATGAACAAAGGTTCTATTGAAACTAAGACAGGAACAATATACATTGAGAATTGGTCTGGTGATGAAGCAGATTGTTACAACTCAGGAACTATGACCTTAAATAACGGTGGACTATCTGTTGCCGGAAATAACTCACAATTATATAACAAAGGTACAATGACTATGAAGTACCTTGATGCTAGAGGGAATTGTACATTTACAAATTTTGGAAATATCACCGCTTTATCTACATCTATGTTATACTATAATACATCGGGGCAAGGTACTGCTGCTTCTAATTTCAATTTTATAAATTGCTGTTATGCTAATATAAGTGCTGCCGGCATATACGATTTGATTTTATGCAATAATTCTCGTCTTGATTGTCCAACAGGAATTTATACAGGAGGAGGAAATGGCGGAATAATAATAGAAGGAGATCACTCTGTAATATCTGCAGGAGACTGGATAGATAACGGAGGATCATTCTACGGCCCAAATGAAATTAGCAATGCAGCCGTCTTTAAATTTACAGGTTCTATTTTAGAAAATAATGCTGGAGCTTTTTCAACTTTAGGATATCTTTATTACGATGGAACTTTTGATGAAACTCAGATACAAGTTAGAGGTATACTTAATAAGGATCCATGGTATCATCCTACAATCAATTATATAAAATACACTACTTCTGAAAGTACATCCGCTATAAGCATT comes from the Xylanibacter oryzae DSM 17970 genome and includes:
- a CDS encoding DUF4842 domain-containing protein, with amino-acid sequence MKKRNLYILPFLFLGLLVTSCSMGDVYDANANKKASEANFVSKFGDIAPDQNWININKYTANITVKLGIDANYTVGIFDKNPLYSKNYSTIVTGNVAEGSTFSTAFEGSNSKMYYIGVYDSKGREIVKSDTIKDGILNSVIGETLSSKSKAATRSNFSGVSTDPTAYQISESKFIPSSIYNNNYYDVTNIPSYNLLSMDKINYNTYPFSYYYGDGKHYVIPAGATVKANLDYSQSKDGNCVILVNGTWEVPYSINFSNNQIILVAEGGKIIFDGDAHFNSGAHFMNKGSIETKTGTIYIENWSGDEADCYNSGTMTLNNGGLSVAGNNSQLYNKGTMTMKYLDARGNCTFTNFGNITALSTSMLYYNTSGQGTAASNFNFINCCYANISAAGIYDLILCNNSRLDCPTGIYTGGGNGGIIIEGDHSVISAGDWIDNGGSFYGPNEISNAAVFKFTGSILENNAGAFSTLGYLYYDGTFDETQIQVRGILNKDPWYHPTINYIKYTTSESTSAISIPKGDCTGSGYNPNNNGGDIPKTDPAYTIAFEDLGSTDDFDFNDIVLYVYPYTQSQKMKVDLVAAGGIMPIDIYFGTTKLFTKNDGKITNTTTRGNVIASQSDIPLPSGFTLTNSDYASLFSIKVNGASSTYDISTNKVTGMAPQAIVIAGKWDWPLERVPIDNAYPKFLNWVKDKTVDWVTQHDVSKCIQ
- a CDS encoding LruC domain-containing protein — its product is MWHKFRLYICIAFLTLFCITSCTREYFDEDAYNNIVKEAFPVTNVDVNHDWQTIETSDLNVNINQTPGATYTIRVYEQNPEINTSVTVMAEGIAKDGKTFSTSLIHPTVDSTFYVARIDSGGYREVKAEKVINGKVSANFTTSDTYKYKEFNDISYFSWRYVFEDAFPQPGDYDFNDMVMTVTRQADSRDPTILYLTVSLDALGSMMPMAAAIHISGLNPASVESISSFQKFLFYKYSGVDKVKDDVDYTTGFNGDVVIPLFNDAHYALSRGNDIVNGSPSYYYYNTVKDASSPYYAYSKTANPARVIYTIKCKSAEAVNNITSNTIDAFIITQYNGSYWETHAAPYKKYEVLYRYLNSNYQTAYTDNFPWALKVPGNFKYPTEGTPISKNRNAVNSGAYSTPNHSFGEWATNENTAQDWYSYPNSSYVYE